Proteins found in one Streptomyces sp. NBC_00461 genomic segment:
- a CDS encoding RNA-guided endonuclease InsQ/TnpB family protein yields MAQVEATAEAGHARYTFRLRLSSAARTALAAEWDRCRWVWNECAAKSRAIHLHNKATGQKATCGPAQLDRMLTEARARTPWLREGSSVVQQQVIRDFGRSRTKAQKDIKARLPMARQAGMPKWKTKREALPSLNYTRRGFRLKDGRLHLAGGIVVTVVWSRELPAEPSSVRVYQDSLGHWHGSFVVPAQVQPLPRTGRVLGVDWGVKETATTTSDAHDLPHAGHGKKARTKLTRYDRMMARRRPKKGRPGSKGYREAKKLRAKAHKKVARQRQDTGRKWAKKAVRDHDAIAVEDFRPKFLAKTTMARKAADAAIGATKAALIEMGRKHGRDIRLVHPAHTTMDCAHCDARAKHRLPLGERTYTCTVCGNVSPRDKNSAHVMLVRAGLNPAGADGGRPPGALLQEAA; encoded by the coding sequence ATGGCGCAGGTGGAGGCGACTGCGGAGGCCGGGCATGCCCGGTACACCTTTCGGCTGCGCCTGTCGTCCGCCGCCCGTACCGCCCTGGCGGCGGAGTGGGACCGATGCCGTTGGGTGTGGAACGAATGCGCCGCCAAGTCCAGGGCCATACACCTGCACAACAAGGCCACCGGGCAGAAGGCCACGTGCGGTCCGGCTCAGCTCGACAGGATGCTGACCGAAGCCCGCGCCCGTACGCCATGGCTGCGGGAGGGCTCGTCGGTTGTCCAGCAGCAGGTCATCCGCGACTTCGGCCGCTCCCGCACCAAGGCACAGAAGGACATCAAGGCGCGCCTGCCCATGGCGCGTCAGGCCGGGATGCCGAAGTGGAAGACGAAACGCGAGGCGCTGCCGTCCCTCAACTACACCCGGCGCGGGTTCCGGTTGAAGGACGGCCGGCTGCACCTGGCGGGTGGCATCGTCGTGACGGTGGTGTGGTCGCGGGAACTGCCGGCCGAACCGTCCTCGGTACGCGTCTACCAGGACAGTCTCGGACACTGGCATGGCTCGTTCGTCGTCCCCGCCCAGGTCCAGCCCCTGCCTCGGACCGGCCGTGTACTCGGCGTCGACTGGGGCGTGAAGGAGACCGCGACCACCACATCCGACGCGCACGACCTGCCGCACGCCGGGCACGGCAAGAAGGCCAGGACGAAGCTGACCCGGTATGACCGGATGATGGCCCGCCGCAGGCCGAAGAAGGGCCGGCCCGGGTCGAAGGGCTACCGCGAGGCGAAGAAACTGCGGGCGAAGGCGCACAAGAAGGTTGCGAGACAGCGTCAGGACACCGGCCGCAAGTGGGCCAAAAAGGCTGTCCGCGACCACGATGCCATCGCTGTCGAGGACTTCCGTCCGAAGTTCCTCGCCAAGACCACGATGGCCCGCAAGGCCGCTGACGCCGCCATCGGCGCCACCAAGGCCGCGCTGATCGAGATGGGCCGCAAGCACGGGCGGGACATCCGCCTCGTCCACCCCGCGCACACCACGATGGACTGCGCGCACTGCGATGCGAGAGCCAAGCATCGCCTGCCGCTGGGTGAGCGCACCTACACCTGCACCGTATGCGGAAACGTGTCCCCACGGGACAAGAACTCCGCACACGTCATGCTCGTCCGGGCTGGTCTCAACCCGGCTGGCGCTGATGGCGGAAGACCTCCTGGAGCGCTGCTCCAGGAGGCAGCCTGA
- a CDS encoding RICIN domain-containing protein produces the protein MSGIGQRRSTARRLLRGVATTLLPLTLVAGVSTLAATSASAATSTLTVDLGTTTGAFHGGASGALYGLYGQDVPTNNLIEGMGLTTTNTKYQDGQQHPGSDALEIAKPFVDSGGGDVFIYMTDVYRAGYERTSYSAYQATMKTQVEQAMASPYKDHIVFIPYNEPDLNWFSGMRSNSGTLANFNSEWRQTYNFIKGIWPAARLAGPNLSGYNSFAFNGFLSYCKANNCLPDVATWHTLGSPADVRSTVDTYRAAETAAGITSPIPVNLNEYAHRYHLTDPGQMVQWIAAIEDEKVDGNLPYWNINGNLGDSAAAQNTPNAQWWLYNWYSSMSGNTVKVTGAANNAAYTLQGVASLDTAKKQARVILAGGGTSGDSNTVIKNIDPAVFGSTVHVSVFQDRYSGYIGAAATPTRLSDADVAVGSDSSITVPITLDAMSAYQVIVSPGGTGSATASDSTWTGTYEAENATLSGSGYNINTEGTTGHVDKFATSGTRDVGGLRTGSTTVISFPVSVPTTGDYDLSVFGNSYAKDADVKGPTNVYGRVDGGASTRVDIPVGFQWVVWGHGDTTVHLTAGSHTISLATTGDNGAKTVGDALVDKIDLRYKDAAVQGTTLYEAEQANLSDSGTATYTAQGQSGAGAVNLTSGKSATFWVYSARDGYADLTARYRNTGQADLTVNGKATDDQTLSGATTGAWSTSTNRVYLNGGINKVKVTGTGGTLALDNLAVTPFSATDAVTTGNVVTYQAEDGTLAGTAAADTSYSQAHGGVVTGIGNGTANSLTLNVNAPTAGTYAMTMRYANAEELPSNHYNPDLYAEHADVSINGGTATRVNFASTLHWNQFQDYTVPVTLTKGANTVKFTASQLYNWDGTTIGVVYSGGGSDIGQPMRSSSAPHLDQVSFAPASLHIGSSSGFSSTAVAQHSGLCLEDPGQSTANGTQYQQNTCGTGQEQRFDFHPVTGTTDTYTLVNHSSGKCLDVSALSTADGAAVQQWTCTGGTNQQYKLRAVTALGNSHDYQLVAVHSGKCVDVSTISTAPGALVHQWTCDAVGALTTKKNQIWRLSGKD, from the coding sequence ATGTCAGGAATCGGGCAAAGACGCTCGACCGCGAGACGCCTCCTGCGCGGCGTCGCCACGACGCTGCTCCCGCTGACCCTTGTCGCCGGTGTCAGCACCCTGGCAGCAACGTCGGCCTCCGCCGCCACCTCCACCCTCACCGTCGACCTCGGCACCACCACTGGAGCCTTCCACGGCGGCGCCTCCGGGGCGCTGTACGGCCTGTACGGCCAGGACGTGCCGACGAACAACCTCATCGAGGGGATGGGGCTGACGACCACCAACACCAAGTACCAGGACGGACAGCAGCACCCCGGCTCGGACGCCTTGGAGATCGCCAAGCCCTTCGTGGACAGCGGTGGCGGGGACGTCTTCATCTACATGACGGACGTGTACCGCGCCGGCTACGAACGCACGAGCTACTCGGCCTACCAGGCGACCATGAAGACGCAGGTCGAGCAAGCGATGGCCAGCCCCTACAAGGACCACATCGTCTTCATCCCCTACAACGAGCCCGACCTGAACTGGTTCAGCGGCATGCGCAGCAACTCGGGAACGCTGGCCAACTTCAACTCCGAGTGGCGCCAGACCTACAACTTCATCAAGGGCATCTGGCCCGCGGCACGGCTGGCAGGGCCGAACCTCTCCGGCTACAACTCGTTCGCCTTCAACGGCTTCCTCAGCTACTGCAAGGCCAACAACTGCCTGCCCGACGTCGCGACCTGGCACACCCTGGGCAGCCCGGCGGACGTCCGCAGCACCGTCGACACCTACCGCGCGGCGGAGACCGCCGCGGGGATCACCTCCCCGATCCCCGTCAACCTCAACGAGTACGCCCACCGCTACCACCTGACCGACCCCGGCCAGATGGTCCAGTGGATCGCGGCCATCGAGGACGAGAAGGTCGACGGCAACCTGCCGTACTGGAACATCAACGGCAACCTCGGCGACTCCGCCGCCGCCCAGAACACGCCCAACGCCCAGTGGTGGCTCTACAACTGGTACAGCTCCATGAGCGGCAACACCGTCAAGGTCACCGGCGCCGCCAACAACGCCGCGTACACCCTCCAGGGCGTCGCAAGTCTGGACACGGCCAAGAAGCAGGCCCGCGTCATCCTCGCCGGGGGCGGCACCAGCGGTGACTCGAACACGGTCATCAAGAACATCGACCCCGCGGTCTTCGGCAGCACCGTGCACGTCAGCGTGTTCCAGGACCGCTACAGCGGCTACATCGGCGCGGCGGCCACCCCGACCCGGCTCTCCGACGCCGACGTCGCCGTGGGCTCCGACAGCTCGATCACCGTCCCCATCACCCTCGACGCGATGTCCGCGTACCAGGTGATCGTCTCCCCTGGCGGCACCGGCAGCGCCACCGCCTCCGACAGCACCTGGACGGGCACGTACGAGGCCGAGAACGCCACGCTCAGCGGCAGCGGCTACAACATCAACACCGAGGGCACCACCGGACATGTCGACAAGTTCGCCACCTCCGGCACCAGGGACGTCGGTGGCCTGCGCACCGGCTCGACCACGGTGATCTCCTTCCCCGTCTCCGTCCCCACCACCGGCGACTACGACCTGTCGGTGTTCGGCAACAGCTACGCCAAGGACGCCGACGTCAAGGGCCCGACGAACGTGTACGGGCGGGTCGACGGCGGCGCCTCGACCAGAGTCGACATACCGGTGGGCTTCCAGTGGGTGGTGTGGGGGCACGGCGACACGACCGTGCACCTGACCGCGGGCAGCCACACCATCTCCCTGGCCACCACCGGTGACAACGGCGCGAAGACCGTCGGCGACGCCCTCGTCGACAAGATCGACCTCCGGTACAAGGACGCCGCCGTCCAGGGCACCACGCTGTACGAGGCCGAGCAGGCCAACCTCTCCGACAGCGGCACCGCCACCTACACCGCCCAGGGCCAGTCCGGCGCCGGCGCGGTGAACCTCACCTCCGGCAAGTCCGCCACGTTCTGGGTCTACTCCGCGCGGGACGGCTACGCCGACCTGACGGCCCGCTACCGCAACACCGGCCAGGCCGACCTCACCGTCAACGGCAAGGCCACCGACGACCAGACGCTCTCCGGCGCGACGACCGGCGCCTGGTCCACCTCCACCAACCGGGTGTACCTCAACGGCGGCATCAACAAGGTCAAGGTGACCGGCACCGGCGGCACCCTCGCCCTGGACAACCTGGCCGTCACCCCGTTCAGCGCCACCGACGCGGTCACCACCGGCAACGTCGTCACCTACCAGGCCGAGGACGGCACCCTCGCTGGCACCGCGGCCGCCGACACCAGCTACAGCCAGGCCCACGGCGGTGTCGTCACCGGCATCGGCAACGGAACCGCCAACTCCCTCACCCTCAACGTCAACGCGCCCACGGCCGGCACCTACGCCATGACCATGCGCTACGCCAACGCCGAGGAACTGCCCTCCAACCACTACAACCCCGACCTGTACGCCGAGCACGCCGACGTCAGCATCAACGGCGGTACCGCCACCCGCGTCAACTTCGCCAGCACCCTGCACTGGAACCAGTTCCAGGACTACACGGTCCCCGTGACGCTCACCAAGGGCGCCAACACCGTCAAGTTCACGGCCTCTCAGCTCTACAACTGGGACGGCACCACGATCGGCGTGGTCTACTCCGGCGGCGGCAGCGACATCGGACAGCCGATGCGCTCCAGCTCCGCCCCCCACCTCGACCAGGTCTCCTTCGCCCCCGCGAGCCTGCACATCGGCTCCTCGTCCGGCTTCTCCTCCACGGCCGTCGCCCAGCACAGCGGGCTCTGCCTGGAAGACCCCGGCCAGTCCACTGCCAACGGCACCCAGTACCAGCAGAACACCTGCGGCACCGGCCAGGAACAGCGCTTCGACTTCCACCCCGTCACCGGCACGACCGACACCTACACCCTCGTCAACCACTCCAGCGGCAAGTGCCTGGACGTCTCCGCCCTCTCCACGGCCGACGGGGCCGCCGTCCAGCAGTGGACCTGCACCGGCGGCACCAACCAGCAGTACAAGCTGCGGGCGGTGACCGCACTCGGCAACAGCCACGACTACCAGCTCGTCGCCGTACACAGCGGCAAGTGCGTCGACGTCAGCACCATCTCCACCGCACCCGGCGCACTCGTCCACCAGTGGACATGCGACGCCGTCGGCGCCCTGACCACCAAGAAGAACCAGATCTGGCGCCTCTCCGGCAAGGACTGA
- a CDS encoding RICIN domain-containing protein, with amino-acid sequence MKSPWTLPRPTTRTRRRAASSAVVLLAALATTLVPAGPSQAADTSVTVDFATAGGAPTYRASGTLYGMSPDGSLPQDHFYKDIKWHFERAGGAQLNNGGYATSRAAYQTRWNATLAQYKRTAALGGTFILLPHDLWGADSTTTQPFPGDNGDWTQFDNFVNQLFSDVKANHMTVQWDLWNEPNGRGFWPGPESQYLQMWSRFYAAVRANFPGQLIVGPSYSQHPENNTWWSAYLSHVKADNTVPDIWSWHAEAGDPVADAGVMDGLLSSYGLTNTRPYQINEYATLAQQNSGGGGWYISRLERAGADGLRGNWASGTNLHDDEANLLTKNSAGQYLPRGEWFMYRYYGSQTGNIVNLVPGTNTDGFATKDNTARNAKILIGSNGNTGNVTVNLNRLDTTSVVENGKVRAVVQRVSNGNGVAGPTTVSDTNLTVSSNAASLTVPYTNAADGYTVTLLPPSNTTVSTVAVSENSGQCLDDTNLSTANGTQYQQYYCEGGYQQMLDLKPVSGKTNTYTVVNELSGKCLDVSGASTADDAAVIQYTCNGATNQQFTLNPVTALGNSQDYQLVAVHSGKCVDVSNVSKTAGAVIHQWTCDPASALSTKKNQIWRLQGKS; translated from the coding sequence ATGAAATCGCCCTGGACACTTCCCAGACCCACAACCCGCACCCGGCGCCGAGCGGCCTCGTCCGCAGTCGTCCTCCTGGCCGCGCTGGCCACGACCCTGGTGCCCGCCGGTCCGTCGCAGGCCGCGGACACCAGCGTCACCGTCGACTTCGCCACCGCCGGAGGCGCGCCCACCTACCGCGCCTCGGGAACCCTGTACGGGATGAGCCCCGACGGCTCGCTGCCGCAGGACCACTTCTACAAGGACATCAAGTGGCACTTCGAGCGGGCCGGCGGCGCCCAGCTCAACAACGGCGGCTACGCCACCAGCCGCGCGGCCTACCAGACCCGCTGGAACGCCACCCTCGCCCAGTACAAGCGCACCGCCGCCCTCGGCGGCACCTTCATCCTCCTCCCGCACGACCTGTGGGGCGCCGACAGCACCACCACCCAGCCCTTCCCCGGCGACAACGGCGACTGGACCCAGTTCGACAACTTCGTCAACCAGCTCTTCTCCGACGTCAAGGCCAACCACATGACGGTCCAGTGGGACCTCTGGAACGAGCCCAACGGCCGGGGATTCTGGCCCGGGCCGGAGAGCCAGTACCTCCAGATGTGGTCGCGCTTCTACGCCGCCGTCCGCGCCAACTTCCCCGGCCAGCTCATCGTCGGCCCCAGCTACTCCCAGCACCCCGAAAACAACACCTGGTGGTCGGCGTACCTGAGCCACGTCAAGGCCGACAACACCGTCCCCGACATCTGGAGCTGGCATGCCGAGGCCGGTGACCCCGTCGCCGACGCCGGCGTCATGGACGGCCTGCTCTCCTCCTACGGCCTCACCAACACCCGCCCCTACCAGATCAACGAATACGCCACGCTCGCCCAGCAGAACTCCGGCGGCGGCGGCTGGTACATCAGCCGCCTGGAACGGGCCGGCGCCGACGGCCTGCGCGGCAACTGGGCCTCAGGCACCAACCTGCACGACGACGAGGCCAACCTGCTCACCAAGAACAGCGCCGGCCAGTACCTGCCGCGCGGCGAGTGGTTCATGTACCGCTACTACGGCTCCCAGACGGGCAACATCGTCAACCTCGTCCCGGGCACCAACACCGACGGCTTCGCCACCAAGGACAACACCGCCAGGAACGCCAAGATCCTCATCGGCAGCAACGGCAACACCGGCAACGTCACCGTCAACCTCAACCGGCTCGACACCACCTCGGTCGTGGAGAACGGCAAGGTCCGCGCCGTCGTCCAGCGCGTCTCCAACGGCAACGGCGTCGCCGGACCCACCACCGTCTCCGACACCAACCTGACCGTCAGCAGCAACGCCGCCTCGTTGACCGTCCCCTACACCAACGCCGCGGACGGCTACACCGTCACCCTCCTCCCGCCGTCCAACACCACCGTCTCCACGGTCGCGGTCAGCGAGAACAGCGGCCAGTGCCTGGACGACACCAACCTCAGCACCGCCAACGGCACCCAGTACCAGCAGTACTACTGCGAGGGCGGCTACCAGCAGATGCTCGACCTCAAGCCGGTCAGCGGCAAGACCAACACCTACACGGTGGTCAACGAACTCAGCGGCAAGTGCCTCGACGTCTCCGGCGCCTCCACCGCCGACGACGCCGCCGTCATCCAGTACACCTGCAACGGCGCCACCAACCAGCAGTTCACCCTCAACCCCGTCACCGCACTCGGCAACAGCCAGGACTACCAGCTCGTCGCCGTCCACAGCGGCAAGTGCGTCGACGTCAGCAATGTCTCGAAAACAGCCGGAGCCGTGATCCATCAGTGGACCTGCGACCCCGCGAGCGCACTGAGCACCAAGAAGAACCAGATCTGGCGCCTGCAGGGCAAGAGCTGA
- a CDS encoding amylo-alpha-1,6-glucosidase has product MTAARSGPAFSLHDVPFSTHGSWFGISPVLAEKTRAEDLHLVSHQNGMHAILRFTPLDTTTGERAGTRVEATPGLLSWTGEQGRVALAYASPDTVRLRGEGLGLRIDAAADALTPFTGTYFYRDPVDGAYVFTSYETGRRYRVTVLSGSVAEGSGSQALGTGERGVTVTADPGGVWEAAIEELDSARLPYTSSETFDAVVATAEHAFATFVDAVAPWRSSATPAAELAAYVMWSATVRPAGLVTRPAVLMSKHWMDKVWSWDHCFNALALAPGAPALARDQFSLPFDHQDETGALPDSVTHSEVLYNFVKPPIHGWTLSHLRRRLPEPLSRTELAEIYGRLARWTDFWLTARRAPGAALPHYQHGNDSGWDNATTFDPERVVVTADLAAFLILQLRELARLATELDLSDEARRWTRTADATQAAMLDELWTGERFVARGVDSTATWDSSSLLDLMPMALGEHLPENIGKTLAARIETHLTPYGLATEQPASPHYLADGYWRGPIWAPSTVLIEDGLRRAGHQRLADDISARFRALCETNGFAENFDALTGTGLRDRAYTWTASSYLLLAEAHAHRDSR; this is encoded by the coding sequence ATGACCGCCGCCCGATCCGGCCCGGCCTTCTCCCTCCATGACGTCCCGTTCAGCACGCACGGCTCCTGGTTCGGCATATCACCCGTGCTCGCGGAGAAGACCCGAGCCGAGGACCTCCACCTCGTCTCGCACCAGAACGGCATGCACGCGATCCTGCGCTTCACGCCCCTCGACACCACGACGGGCGAGCGCGCGGGGACCCGCGTCGAGGCGACTCCGGGCCTGCTCAGCTGGACCGGTGAGCAAGGGCGCGTAGCCCTCGCCTACGCCTCACCGGACACCGTCCGCCTCCGCGGCGAAGGACTCGGCCTGCGCATCGACGCGGCGGCGGACGCCCTGACCCCCTTCACGGGCACCTACTTCTACCGCGACCCGGTGGACGGAGCGTACGTGTTCACCTCGTACGAGACCGGGCGCCGTTACCGGGTCACCGTGCTGTCGGGTTCCGTCGCCGAGGGGTCCGGCAGTCAGGCCCTCGGTACAGGTGAACGAGGCGTCACCGTCACCGCAGACCCCGGCGGAGTCTGGGAAGCGGCCATCGAGGAACTGGACAGCGCACGCCTCCCCTACACGTCCTCGGAGACGTTCGACGCCGTCGTGGCGACCGCGGAGCACGCCTTCGCCACGTTCGTCGACGCGGTGGCCCCCTGGCGCTCGTCCGCCACGCCGGCCGCCGAACTCGCCGCCTACGTCATGTGGTCGGCGACGGTCCGCCCGGCCGGCCTGGTCACCCGGCCCGCGGTGCTGATGTCCAAGCACTGGATGGACAAGGTCTGGAGCTGGGACCACTGCTTCAACGCCCTCGCCCTGGCGCCCGGTGCCCCCGCCCTGGCGCGGGACCAGTTCTCCCTGCCCTTCGACCACCAGGACGAGACCGGAGCCCTTCCCGACTCGGTCACCCACTCCGAGGTCCTCTACAACTTCGTCAAACCGCCCATCCACGGCTGGACCCTGTCCCACCTGCGCAGACGGCTTCCCGAGCCCCTCAGCCGGACCGAACTGGCCGAGATCTACGGCAGGCTGGCACGGTGGACGGACTTCTGGCTGACCGCCCGCCGCGCGCCTGGCGCAGCCCTGCCCCACTACCAGCACGGCAACGACAGTGGCTGGGACAACGCCACCACCTTCGACCCCGAGCGCGTGGTCGTCACCGCTGACCTGGCCGCCTTCCTCATACTCCAGCTCCGCGAACTCGCCCGGCTGGCCACCGAACTGGACCTGTCCGACGAGGCCCGGCGCTGGACCCGTACCGCCGACGCGACCCAGGCCGCGATGCTCGACGAGCTGTGGACGGGAGAGCGGTTCGTGGCCCGCGGCGTCGACAGCACCGCGACCTGGGACAGCTCCAGCCTGCTGGACCTGATGCCGATGGCACTGGGCGAGCACCTGCCCGAGAACATCGGCAAAACCCTGGCCGCCCGGATAGAGACCCACCTGACCCCCTACGGACTGGCCACCGAACAGCCCGCCTCACCGCACTACCTCGCCGACGGCTACTGGCGCGGCCCGATATGGGCACCCTCCACCGTCCTCATCGAAGACGGTCTGCGCCGCGCCGGCCATCAGCGCCTCGCGGACGACATCAGCGCCCGCTTCCGCGCGCTGTGCGAGACCAACGGCTTCGCCGAGAACTTCGACGCCCTCACCGGAACGGGTCTGCGCGACCGCGCCTACACCTGGACCGCCAGCAGCTACCTCCTCCTCGCCGAAGCACACGCCCACCGGGACAGCCGCTGA
- a CDS encoding carbohydrate ABC transporter permease, whose product MNTGTSRTGWKTAVGLLLTAAMLFPVYWMLNVSFTRDQDMRKSPPDLLPLHGTLAGYRAVLDEQLPYLGTSLVVALGTVVLTVVLAAPAGYALAKLRPRGGGLLTFVLLAAQMIPGIIMAMGFYAIYLQLGLLQSVPGLIVADSTLAVPFAVLIFTAFMSGIPGELLQAAQMDGAGILRTFWSIVLPTSRNAVVTVSLFAFLWSWSDFVFANTLVNGGTHEPITLGIYHYIGNNNQQWNAIMATAVVASLPATVILVLAQRYVAAGVTAGAVKD is encoded by the coding sequence ATGAACACAGGCACCAGCCGCACAGGTTGGAAGACGGCCGTCGGCCTGCTGCTGACCGCAGCAATGCTCTTCCCGGTCTACTGGATGCTCAACGTGTCCTTCACCCGGGACCAGGACATGCGCAAGTCCCCGCCGGACCTGCTGCCGCTGCACGGCACCCTGGCCGGCTACCGCGCCGTCCTGGACGAGCAGCTGCCGTATCTGGGCACCAGCCTCGTCGTCGCCCTGGGCACCGTCGTCCTGACCGTGGTCCTGGCCGCCCCCGCCGGCTATGCACTAGCGAAACTCCGCCCGCGCGGCGGCGGCCTGCTGACCTTCGTCCTGCTGGCCGCGCAGATGATCCCCGGCATCATCATGGCGATGGGCTTCTACGCCATCTACCTCCAGCTGGGCCTGCTCCAGTCCGTGCCCGGCCTGATCGTCGCCGACTCCACCCTGGCCGTCCCCTTCGCGGTGCTGATCTTCACCGCGTTCATGTCCGGCATCCCCGGCGAACTGCTCCAGGCCGCGCAGATGGACGGAGCCGGCATCCTGCGCACCTTCTGGTCCATCGTCCTGCCGACGAGCCGCAACGCCGTCGTCACGGTGTCGCTGTTCGCCTTCCTGTGGTCCTGGTCCGACTTCGTCTTCGCCAACACCCTGGTCAACGGCGGCACGCACGAGCCGATCACCCTCGGCATCTACCACTACATCGGCAACAACAACCAACAGTGGAACGCCATCATGGCCACCGCCGTCGTCGCCTCCCTGCCCGCCACGGTGATCCTCGTCCTCGCCCAGCGCTACGTCGCCGCCGGCGTGACCGCCGGCGCCGTCAAGGACTGA
- a CDS encoding carbohydrate ABC transporter permease: MNRTTQLPERRPVRDRSGAASAAPPPARAAHRRRRPTSTQWAAWGFLAPVTVYLALFYAYPLYRNIDLSLRNYTVRSFVQGDAPFTGLANYRTVFDNPTFAPALLHTAVFTAVCLVFQYAIGLALAVFFHQHFRLSATLRALFLVPWLLPLIVSASTWSWMLNSDSGIVNAVLHAVGIGPVNWLTSPSWSLTSVIIANIWIGVPFNLVVLYSGLQSIPASLYEAAALDGAGAWRRFWSITFPLLRPVSAITLLLGLVYTLKVFDIIWIMTKGGPADSSTTFATWSYQLGFGNLLPAFGPGAAVGNLLVVAALVFGLVYLKVQRKQTLS, encoded by the coding sequence ATGAACCGCACCACACAGCTGCCGGAGCGGCGGCCGGTGCGCGACCGGAGCGGGGCGGCCAGCGCCGCCCCGCCCCCGGCCCGCGCTGCCCACCGGCGCCGTCGCCCCACCTCCACCCAGTGGGCCGCCTGGGGATTCCTCGCCCCGGTCACCGTCTACCTGGCCCTCTTCTACGCCTATCCGCTCTACCGCAACATCGACCTGAGCCTGCGGAACTACACCGTCCGCTCGTTCGTCCAGGGCGACGCGCCGTTCACGGGCCTCGCGAACTACCGCACCGTGTTCGACAACCCGACCTTCGCCCCGGCCCTGCTGCACACCGCGGTCTTCACCGCCGTCTGTCTGGTCTTCCAGTACGCCATCGGGCTGGCCCTCGCGGTCTTCTTCCACCAGCACTTCCGGCTGTCGGCCACCCTGCGCGCCCTGTTCCTGGTGCCCTGGCTGCTGCCGCTGATCGTCTCCGCCTCCACCTGGTCGTGGATGCTCAACAGCGACTCAGGAATCGTCAACGCCGTCCTGCACGCCGTCGGCATCGGGCCGGTGAACTGGCTGACCTCGCCGTCCTGGTCGCTGACCTCGGTGATCATCGCGAACATCTGGATCGGCGTCCCCTTCAACCTGGTCGTCCTCTACAGCGGCCTGCAGTCCATCCCCGCCAGCCTGTACGAGGCCGCCGCCCTCGACGGGGCGGGTGCCTGGCGCCGGTTCTGGAGCATCACCTTCCCGCTGCTGCGCCCGGTGTCGGCGATCACCCTGCTCCTTGGGCTGGTCTACACGCTCAAGGTCTTCGACATCATCTGGATCATGACCAAGGGTGGTCCGGCCGACTCGTCCACCACCTTCGCCACCTGGTCCTACCAGCTCGGCTTCGGCAACCTGCTGCCCGCCTTCGGCCCCGGCGCGGCCGTCGGCAACCTGCTCGTCGTCGCCGCCCTCGTCTTCGGCCTGGTCTATCTGAAGGTCCAGCGAAAGCAGACGCTGTCATGA